The nucleotide window TAATCAAAATAATTTCTCCATCGGTCTGCTGAACCAGTCCCCAATCCCTTTCATCAAAAATTTCCAGAACTGGCTCAATTCCGACTTGACGACAGCAGGCAACCAGCCTTTGCAAGGTACTCAGATCCAGCAAACGAACTATCAGCAACAGTGCATCAGCTCCGGCCTTTCTGGCTGCATAAACCTGAGCCGGATAAAGGATAAAATCCTTGGCCAGAATCGGAAGCCTTACATGTTTTTTTATTTCAGTTAACAGCTCCAGGTCTCCTTGAAAGAATTCCGGTTCAGTGACAACGGAGATCGCTGCTGCTCCGTTTTGTTCATAAGCCTTTGCCCGTTCAACTGCCTCCTGGCGTAAACCAAGTGGGCCGGCACTGGGGGATGCCAGTTTAATTTCTGCCAGCAGAGCCGGTTTTGTAGCAAAAATTGCTGAGAAGGGGCGTGATTCAGGCAAATCCCTTATACCTTCTTGCCTATAAATGGCGCTTGCTTTTCCCCATCTGGCTTCCACATTGGTTAGGATCTTTTTTAAAAAAGGCGCCTGTTTCACATAGCCACCTCCCTGACCCCAATCTCAGCCAGATAGTTAGCCACTCTGCCTTGTAATATCGCCTCACGGGCTATCCTTACACCCTCTCTCAGGTCACTGATCGTTCCAGCAACCCAGAGGGCCAGCGCAGCATTGGCCACTGTAGCTTCCAGAAGCGGACCTGCCTGGGGTCGGAAAAAGAGGTCCAGTAACATTCTGGCATTTTGCCGCTGGTCCCCACCCTTCAAATCCTGCAACTGACAACCAGCTATTCCTATTTCCTCCGGCATCACGGACTTAATGGTTATTTGTCCATCCTGGACCAGAGCCAGCAAATTTTCCCCAGTGGGTGAGAATTCATCCAATCCGTCTGCTCCGTGGACAACCACTCCTCGCTTCCTTCCCAGCTCTACCATTACTTCAGCAAAGGGTTTAACCCAGCTGGTTGCAAAAACCCCAATCACCTGAGCCTGAGGATGTGCCGGGTTACAAAGAGGGCCCAGCAAGTTAAAAACTGTTCTTACCCCCATTTCCTTTCGCACAGGCATCACTGTCGCCAGAGCTGGATGATAAAAGGGAGCGAACAAAAAGACAAATCCCTGTTCTTCTAAAATCCTGGCTGCCCGTTCCGGTTGATTGGGCAAAGGCAAACCCAGTTCCTCTACCAGATCGGAACTGCCACAGCGACTACTTACGGAACGGTTACCGTGTTTGGCTACTGGTATCCCCAGGGCCGCTGCCACCAGCGCTGCTGCTGTCGATAAATTAAAGGTACCGGCTCCATCCCCGCCAGTGCCACAGGTATCAATGACCAGGGGTAAATTGTGTTTCACCGGGCGAGCAAAACGCAACATGGCCCTAGCCAGAGCCGCCACTTCCTCCGGCCGTTCCCCGCGCAAACGCAGCGCAGCCAGCACAGCCGCAATTTGAGCCGGCAAAGCCTGCCCGGTAAGAATCAAGCTCATAAGCTCTTCAGCTTCCAGTGCGGTCAATATCTGTCCCTGTAAAATTTTCTCCAATAAATCCTTGACTCTACTCAACTCTCCTCAACTCCTTATCCTAATAACTCATCTTCAGAAAATTGCGTAATAAGTCCTTGCCTACTTCGGTGAGAATGGATTCAGGATGAAACTGTACTCCTTCTACTAAAAACTCCTTATGTCTAATCCCCATGATCTCTCCCTGGGCTGTTTCTGCGGTAATCTCCAGACAATCAGGCAAAGTCTCTTTTTCCACAATCAGAGAATGATAACGGGTGGCTATAAACGGGTTGGGCAATCCGGCAAAAACCCCCTTGCCATCGTGATATATTTCAGAAGTCTTACCATGCATCAGTCGCTCTGCCCTGACCACCTTACCTCCAAAAACCTGGCCGATGGACTGATGTCCCAGACAGACTCCCAGGATGGGGATTTTACCAGCAAAATATTTAATCACATCCAGGGAAATTCCGGCTTCATTGGGAGTACATGGTCCAGGACTGATGACAATATGTTGCGGCGAGAGATCTTCTATTTCTTCAACCGTAATTGCATCATTGCGAAATACCCTGATTTCCTCCCCCAGTTCCCCCAGGTATTGAACCAGATTGTAAGTAAAAGAATCGTAATTATCAATCATTAAAATCATTCAATTTTTACCTCCCAGCCAAGTGCTTTAAACATTGCATTGCCTTTATGAATTGTTTCCCAGTATTCACGCTCGGGATCAGAATCAGCCACAATCCCTGCTCCTACACGAACCTGGGCCTGATTTTTCTGCATAACAATAGTTCTGATCGCAATACAGGTATCAATATCGCCGGCAGAACTAAAATAGCCAATTGCTCCAGCATAAAGCCCCCTGCCATCGGCTTCCAGCTCATTAATTATTTCCAGGGCTCTTACCTTTGGAGCACCACTTACTGTTCCTGCCGGAAAACAGGACCAGAAGGCATCCACACTATCATACTCATCCCCCAGTTCACCATGTACAGAAGAAACCAGGTGCATGACATGAGAATATTTTTCGATTTTATAAAAATCTTTCAACCTTACAGTCCCGGAACGGGCCACTTTGCCGATATCATTTCGACCCAGATCAACCAGCATTAAATGTTCTGCCCGTTCCTTCTCATCCCCTAATAATTCTGCTGCAATCTTGCTGTCTTCTACATCAGTCCGTCCACGAGGTCGCGTCCCGGCGATCGGGCGCGTTTCAATCCATCCATCTTTTACCCTTACCAGCATTTCCGGTGATGATCCTATAATCTGGTAATCACCCATTTGTAAATAATAGTGGTAAGGGGAAGGATTAAAATTGCGTAGATCTCTGTACACATCTAAAGGCTGACGAGTAGTTAACCCGTAAAAAGGCTGAGATAGAACTACTTGAAAGATATCTCCTGCGCTAATATAGTCTTTAGCTTTTTCCACCATATTTAGAAAATCCGCTTTTGCATATAAAGCTTTAGCTGGCTGGATTGTGGGATTCTGCTTGTCCTTAGACAGAGCAACTGCCTGAATCTGTTTAAGTTGTTTGATGATTTCCTCAACCTCGCGGTTTAAACCCGGGCTGTTAACAATTACTTTGCATTGTTTTTCCTGTCTATCAAGAATAATCACGTTTCTGGGTCTTAGCAAGATCGCGCCAGGAAATTGAAAAATGTCCTTTTTCCGCCCACACTCGTTCAGCCGGTGCTCTTTTTCCCGATAGGCCATATCGAAGGAAATACAGCCCACAAATCCATTATAAAATGGTTCAAGTTCTTTTAACAGGGGAAATTTATTCTTTTTTAATAATTTCGATAATTCTTCCCTATCATCTGCAAAGATATACTCTTCACCATCCCAGCCGATGATAGTATAACGTGCCAGTTTCTGGGGTCCTTCAGAACTCTCCAGCAAAAAACCAGTTCCTGAACCAACTAATTGTTCAAAAATGAGAGATGGGTCCTGTAACCAGTGATCTTGCGCCGCAATTATTCTGTAAGCAGGCAAATCCCACTGAGATTCCTGAACTGGGTACAAAAAAATCTCCTCCTTTCGAGGAGATGAAGATAGCCAAAAAAGCCCATACCAAAAAGGCTGGGCTTTCTTTCTAACCCTTTCCCTTCTCGGCTCTCCTCATCTCTCCTCAACTCATCCATGCTCAATGATATTTAGTTGTATATATATTACCATCGTACAAGTTTTTAAGTCAATATGCTTACGAAAAAATATAAAAATCACCCCTGAACATATCGTTCAGGGGTGAATCGTCCGGCAGCGACCTACTCTCCCAGGACCCTGCGGTCCAAGTACCATCGGCGCTGGTGGGCTTAACTGCCGTGTTCGGTATGGGTACGGGTGTTGCCCCACCGCCA belongs to Carboxydocella sporoproducens DSM 16521 and includes:
- the trpD gene encoding anthranilate phosphoribosyltransferase — encoded protein: MSRVKDLLEKILQGQILTALEAEELMSLILTGQALPAQIAAVLAALRLRGERPEEVAALARAMLRFARPVKHNLPLVIDTCGTGGDGAGTFNLSTAAALVAAALGIPVAKHGNRSVSSRCGSSDLVEELGLPLPNQPERAARILEEQGFVFLFAPFYHPALATVMPVRKEMGVRTVFNLLGPLCNPAHPQAQVIGVFATSWVKPFAEVMVELGRKRGVVVHGADGLDEFSPTGENLLALVQDGQITIKSVMPEEIGIAGCQLQDLKGGDQRQNARMLLDLFFRPQAGPLLEATVANAALALWVAGTISDLREGVRIAREAILQGRVANYLAEIGVREVAM
- a CDS encoding indole-3-glycerol-phosphate synthase, which encodes MKQAPFLKKILTNVEARWGKASAIYRQEGIRDLPESRPFSAIFATKPALLAEIKLASPSAGPLGLRQEAVERAKAYEQNGAAAISVVTEPEFFQGDLELLTEIKKHVRLPILAKDFILYPAQVYAARKAGADALLLIVRLLDLSTLQRLVACCRQVGIEPVLEIFDERDWGLVQQTDGEIILINNRDLFTLEVDLKRSLHLLPFCQGRKVIAASGINTAEDAKVLLSAGADGLLIGTRLMRSQEPGEVIRKILDCRRE
- a CDS encoding anthranilate synthase component I family protein; its protein translation is MYPVQESQWDLPAYRIIAAQDHWLQDPSLIFEQLVGSGTGFLLESSEGPQKLARYTIIGWDGEEYIFADDREELSKLLKKNKFPLLKELEPFYNGFVGCISFDMAYREKEHRLNECGRKKDIFQFPGAILLRPRNVIILDRQEKQCKVIVNSPGLNREVEEIIKQLKQIQAVALSKDKQNPTIQPAKALYAKADFLNMVEKAKDYISAGDIFQVVLSQPFYGLTTRQPLDVYRDLRNFNPSPYHYYLQMGDYQIIGSSPEMLVRVKDGWIETRPIAGTRPRGRTDVEDSKIAAELLGDEKERAEHLMLVDLGRNDIGKVARSGTVRLKDFYKIEKYSHVMHLVSSVHGELGDEYDSVDAFWSCFPAGTVSGAPKVRALEIINELEADGRGLYAGAIGYFSSAGDIDTCIAIRTIVMQKNQAQVRVGAGIVADSDPEREYWETIHKGNAMFKALGWEVKIE
- the pabA gene encoding aminodeoxychorismate/anthranilate synthase component II, producing the protein MILMIDNYDSFTYNLVQYLGELGEEIRVFRNDAITVEEIEDLSPQHIVISPGPCTPNEAGISLDVIKYFAGKIPILGVCLGHQSIGQVFGGKVVRAERLMHGKTSEIYHDGKGVFAGLPNPFIATRYHSLIVEKETLPDCLEITAETAQGEIMGIRHKEFLVEGVQFHPESILTEVGKDLLRNFLKMSY